In the genome of Cellvibrio sp. KY-YJ-3, one region contains:
- a CDS encoding YqiA/YcfP family alpha/beta fold hydrolase: MAALVYIHGFLSSPLSFKAQQTAQWLAQQHPEISFHCPQLPPYPAQTQLLLEALVESLLPEPVYLMGSSLGGFWATWLAEKYNLRAVLINPAVRPQDFMPAYLEVDLKSYHTDDSYRLCAHHIDEIIAVDIAPSRLQNYWLLVQTGDETLDYRKAVQKYAGCKQTIEAGGDHSFQGFERFFADCMDFFNH, from the coding sequence ATGGCGGCATTGGTGTACATCCATGGGTTTCTGAGTTCCCCTCTCTCCTTTAAAGCGCAGCAAACGGCGCAATGGCTCGCGCAGCAGCACCCGGAAATCAGTTTCCACTGCCCGCAACTCCCCCCTTATCCGGCGCAAACCCAGCTGCTGCTGGAGGCATTGGTTGAATCGCTTTTGCCTGAGCCTGTGTATTTAATGGGAAGTTCACTGGGCGGTTTTTGGGCGACCTGGCTGGCAGAAAAATATAACTTGCGTGCGGTATTGATCAACCCGGCGGTGCGCCCGCAGGATTTTATGCCCGCCTATTTAGAGGTTGACCTGAAAAGTTATCACACCGATGATAGCTACCGCTTATGTGCGCACCACATAGATGAAATTATCGCTGTGGATATAGCTCCCTCGCGCCTACAGAATTATTGGCTATTGGTACAAACGGGCGATGAAACCCTCGATTACCGCAAGGCGGTACAAAAATACGCAGGTTGCAAACAAACAATAGAGGCGGGTGGCGATCACTCCTTCCAGGGCTTTGAACGGTTTTTTGCTGACTGCATGGATTTTTTTAATCACTAG
- a CDS encoding S8 family serine peptidase → MKDHVRIKLRAALPIEQLPHWQMLLADRRLERETFHPDIDRLFREFNLPFLATREYAAAQGEWSADEIAAGLNRIYRLVLTRSGRVPQALIQRLRLLPAVEQASATDVGEMELNPPTAALSVNTDKTSRELIYLDEAHRYSRGHGQIKIAVLDTGVDLQHPELVERLQPGFDFVNILDGAAEFIGDFLEADEVATDEVGHGTHVAGIIAGKGRAMPVGVAPECQIIPVRVLAAMEKNGKKMGAGLLENINAGVKFAVDQGADVINMSLGVKHSGGGLPHQEVIDYARRKGVTIVAASGNDGQQEMYYPGAFDSVIAVGAMDAQREVADFSTYGEQVSLIAPGVDVYSSYLDKGYAFSTGTSHAAPFVAGAVALLKSYARGRGKRLSDNQVKHLLKHTSDKLDRSFKHRKAGYGCLNLADAMRYLDFKLSEGRLRHDYR, encoded by the coding sequence ATGAAAGATCATGTCCGTATCAAATTGCGCGCGGCCTTGCCGATAGAGCAATTGCCTCACTGGCAAATGTTGCTGGCCGATCGCCGTTTGGAACGCGAGACCTTCCACCCTGATATCGATCGCCTGTTTCGTGAATTTAATCTTCCCTTTCTTGCCACCCGCGAATACGCCGCCGCTCAGGGCGAATGGTCGGCCGATGAAATTGCTGCAGGTTTGAATCGCATTTATCGCCTGGTATTAACCCGCTCCGGGCGTGTGCCTCAAGCGTTAATCCAGCGCTTGCGTTTGTTGCCTGCGGTGGAACAGGCCAGCGCTACCGATGTCGGCGAGATGGAATTGAATCCACCCACGGCGGCGCTGAGTGTTAATACCGATAAAACCTCGCGCGAATTAATTTATTTGGATGAAGCACACCGCTACTCGCGCGGCCACGGGCAAATAAAAATTGCGGTGTTGGATACCGGTGTGGACTTGCAACACCCCGAGCTGGTGGAGCGCCTGCAACCCGGGTTTGATTTTGTGAATATTCTCGATGGTGCTGCCGAATTTATTGGCGACTTTCTTGAAGCCGATGAAGTGGCCACCGACGAAGTGGGGCACGGCACTCATGTGGCCGGAATTATCGCGGGCAAGGGGCGCGCTATGCCGGTGGGGGTTGCGCCTGAATGCCAAATTATTCCCGTGCGGGTGCTTGCGGCGATGGAAAAGAACGGCAAAAAAATGGGCGCTGGTCTGCTGGAGAATATTAATGCCGGAGTGAAATTCGCGGTGGATCAGGGCGCCGATGTGATCAATATGTCGCTCGGGGTAAAACACAGTGGTGGCGGTTTGCCCCACCAGGAAGTCATTGATTATGCCCGGCGCAAGGGCGTCACTATTGTTGCTGCTTCGGGCAATGATGGTCAGCAGGAAATGTATTACCCCGGTGCCTTTGACTCGGTAATTGCCGTGGGCGCCATGGATGCACAGCGCGAGGTGGCCGACTTTTCCACTTACGGCGAGCAGGTATCGCTAATTGCCCCCGGGGTGGATGTGTACAGCAGTTATTTGGATAAGGGCTACGCCTTTTCCACTGGCACCTCACACGCTGCCCCCTTTGTGGCGGGTGCGGTGGCGCTATTGAAATCCTACGCGCGCGGGCGCGGCAAAAGACTTAGTGACAATCAAGTTAAACATCTGCTCAAACACACCAGCGACAAGCTGGATCGCTCGTTCAAACATCGCAAAGCGGGTTATGGCTGTTTAAATCTCGCCGATGCAATGCGTTATCTCGATTTTAAGCTCAGTGAAGGGAGACTGCGTCATGACTACCGCTAA
- the cpdA gene encoding 3',5'-cyclic-AMP phosphodiesterase produces MRLIQITDCHLGAQQSESLLGLNTDQSLDDVLQLIQTSEVGFDHLLCTGDVASEAHRDCYQRFETNIRRYFSQPMSWLPGNHDSAELMAANQERLGIQSRLVMLGQWVLVLLDSSVPGQVYGQLAASELDFLEHALRAHRDKHVIISLHHQPVLVGSVWIDQYIVRNADAFFQLIDAHTQVKIVTWGHVHQEFQQQRKGVTLLATPSTCVQFKPKCDDFTVDTQMPGYRWFDLRGDGSFDTGVLRVTNKQYVIDYKSAGY; encoded by the coding sequence GTGCGTCTGATTCAGATAACCGATTGCCATTTGGGAGCGCAGCAGAGCGAATCCCTTCTGGGGCTTAATACTGACCAGAGTCTTGATGATGTTTTGCAGCTGATTCAAACCTCTGAGGTTGGTTTTGATCATCTTTTGTGTACTGGCGATGTGGCCAGCGAAGCGCATAGAGATTGTTATCAGCGTTTTGAAACCAATATTCGCCGCTACTTCTCCCAGCCTATGAGCTGGTTGCCTGGCAATCATGACTCAGCGGAATTGATGGCCGCCAATCAGGAGCGCCTTGGCATTCAAAGCCGTTTGGTGATGTTGGGGCAGTGGGTATTGGTTTTATTGGACTCCAGTGTGCCCGGACAGGTTTACGGTCAGTTGGCTGCCAGTGAACTGGATTTTCTTGAGCATGCCTTGCGTGCGCATCGCGATAAACATGTGATTATTTCCCTGCATCACCAACCAGTGCTGGTGGGGAGTGTATGGATCGATCAATACATAGTGCGCAATGCCGATGCCTTCTTCCAGCTGATTGATGCCCATACGCAGGTAAAAATTGTGACCTGGGGGCATGTCCACCAAGAGTTCCAGCAGCAGCGCAAAGGTGTCACCCTGCTGGCCACGCCTTCAACTTGTGTGCAGTTCAAACCCAAGTGCGATGATTTTACAGTGGATACCCAAATGCCTGGTTATCGCTGGTTTGATCTGCGTGGTGACGGTAGTTTTGATACGGGTGTGCTGCGCGTTACTAACAAACAGTATGTGATTGATTATAAATCGGCAGGTTATTAA
- a CDS encoding sigma-54-dependent Fis family transcriptional regulator: MESMQDSLTRCSGVGDNYYTDDQPLARICGHSSAIVEVRQQIRLCAAADTSVLVYGETGTGKELVARALHALSRRAQRPFVAINCGAYPNELILNELFGHERGAFTGAQARQEGLISQAQGGTLFLDEIDSLSPGAQVLLLRFIQERCFRPLGSGRECHADVRIIAATHCDLQERISEGRFRDDLFYRLDVLRIQLPPLRERCEDILPLAHSYWRKVAEQHQLYANPLTPAFEHWLQAYHWPGNVRELENVITRWVFGQKPASMTSASDLGVDYLQPYYGSAAGTLALTFSQAKELVISQFEKHYIASILAITKGNITQAALKAGKERRAFGRLARKHNLV, from the coding sequence ATGGAATCTATGCAGGATTCTCTGACCCGCTGTTCAGGGGTAGGGGATAACTATTACACCGATGATCAACCTTTGGCCCGTATTTGTGGTCACTCATCTGCCATAGTGGAGGTGCGCCAGCAGATCAGGCTTTGTGCGGCGGCGGATACCTCGGTGCTGGTCTATGGTGAAACTGGCACAGGCAAGGAATTGGTGGCGCGCGCGCTGCACGCGTTAAGCCGCAGGGCGCAACGCCCCTTTGTTGCCATTAATTGCGGCGCCTACCCCAATGAATTGATTTTGAATGAACTCTTCGGCCACGAGCGCGGCGCATTTACCGGTGCCCAAGCGCGGCAAGAGGGGCTGATTAGTCAGGCGCAGGGCGGTACTTTGTTTCTGGATGAGATCGACAGCCTGTCACCTGGGGCGCAGGTATTGCTGCTCAGGTTTATCCAAGAGCGCTGTTTTCGCCCGCTCGGCTCCGGTCGTGAATGCCATGCCGATGTGCGCATCATTGCCGCCACTCACTGCGATTTGCAGGAGCGTATAAGCGAGGGTCGTTTTCGCGACGATTTGTTTTACCGCCTTGATGTATTGCGCATCCAGCTGCCGCCGCTGCGCGAGCGCTGTGAGGACATTCTGCCGCTTGCCCATAGCTACTGGCGTAAGGTAGCTGAACAGCATCAGCTTTACGCTAACCCGCTCACCCCCGCATTTGAGCACTGGCTGCAGGCTTATCACTGGCCGGGCAATGTGCGTGAGCTGGAAAATGTAATTACCCGCTGGGTGTTTGGACAAAAGCCTGCCTCCATGACCAGCGCCAGCGATCTGGGTGTTGATTATTTGCAACCCTATTATGGGTCGGCTGCCGGTACCTTGGCGCTGACCTTCAGTCAGGCGAAAGAGCTGGTAATCAGCCAATTTGAAAAACACTACATAGCATCCATCCTCGCCATTACCAAAGGCAATATCACCCAGGCTGCCCTCAAGGCGGGCAAAGAGCGCCGCGCTTTTGGCCGCCTCGCGCGCAAACACAATCTGGTTTAA
- the parE gene encoding DNA topoisomerase IV subunit B: protein MANYSAEDIEVLTGLDPVKKRPGMYTETTRPNHLAQEIIDNSVDEALAGHAKTIDVILHKDHSVTVVDDGRGMPVDIHPEQGKPGVEVILCTLHAGGKFSNKNYQFSGGLHGVGVSVVNALSEKLIVTVKRDGNVYQMGFSNGDKASDLEIIDTCPKRQTGTSVHFLPNPTYFDSPKFSVSRMRHVLRAKAVLCPGLTVTFLDESTGEKDVWYYEDGLKDYLAGATQEWLTLPDSPFVGDFSGQTEAVTWAVQWLMDGGELVQESYVNLIPTAQGGTHVNGLRTGLLDALRDYCEFRNLIPRGIKLAPEDLWNACCYVLSYKHADPQFSGQTKERLTSREAAAFVSGIAKDAFALWLNQHTEDGDKLAEFCISNAQKRVRASKKIERKRVTQGPALPGKLADCSSGDPARSELFLVEGDSAGGSAKQARDREFQAIMPLRGKILNTWEVDSGEILASQEVHDISVAIGMDPGSEDLSELRYHKICILADADSDGLHIATLLCALFVKHFPVLVRRGHVFVAMPPLYRIDIGKEVYYALDEGEKNGVLNRIAAENKKGKPNVQRFKGLGEMNPLQLRETTMARDTRRLVQLTISEDDGTMQIMDMMLAKKRAGDRKTWLEEKGNLAEIAV from the coding sequence ATGGCTAATTATTCCGCAGAAGATATTGAAGTACTCACGGGATTGGACCCGGTAAAAAAACGCCCGGGCATGTACACCGAAACCACACGCCCCAATCACTTGGCGCAGGAGATTATCGACAACTCGGTAGATGAGGCGCTCGCCGGCCACGCTAAAACTATTGATGTGATTTTGCATAAAGATCACTCGGTCACAGTGGTGGATGATGGTCGCGGAATGCCGGTGGATATTCACCCGGAGCAGGGCAAGCCCGGCGTAGAAGTGATTTTGTGTACGCTCCATGCCGGTGGCAAATTCTCTAATAAAAATTACCAATTTTCCGGTGGTTTGCACGGCGTAGGTGTATCCGTAGTGAACGCCTTGTCGGAAAAATTAATTGTTACCGTGAAGCGTGACGGCAATGTTTACCAGATGGGTTTCTCCAATGGCGATAAAGCCAGCGACCTGGAAATTATCGACACTTGCCCCAAGCGTCAAACCGGTACCAGCGTCCATTTTTTACCAAATCCGACTTATTTTGATTCGCCCAAATTCTCTGTCAGTCGTATGCGCCATGTGTTGCGCGCCAAAGCGGTATTGTGCCCCGGCCTGACCGTCACTTTCCTTGATGAGTCAACCGGCGAAAAAGATGTTTGGTATTACGAAGACGGTTTAAAAGATTATCTCGCCGGTGCAACACAAGAGTGGCTAACCCTACCTGACAGCCCCTTTGTGGGCGATTTCAGTGGCCAAACCGAAGCCGTGACCTGGGCGGTGCAATGGTTGATGGATGGCGGCGAGTTGGTGCAGGAGTCCTACGTCAACCTGATTCCCACCGCGCAGGGCGGAACCCATGTCAATGGTTTGCGCACTGGTCTATTGGATGCGCTGCGCGACTACTGCGAATTCCGCAATTTAATTCCGCGCGGTATTAAACTCGCACCAGAGGATTTGTGGAATGCCTGCTGTTATGTGCTCTCTTACAAACACGCCGACCCACAATTTTCCGGTCAAACCAAAGAGCGCTTAACCTCGCGTGAAGCTGCCGCGTTTGTGTCGGGTATTGCTAAAGATGCGTTTGCACTCTGGCTAAACCAGCACACTGAAGACGGCGACAAACTTGCCGAATTTTGTATTAGCAATGCGCAAAAACGTGTGCGCGCCAGTAAAAAAATCGAGCGTAAACGTGTGACTCAAGGCCCGGCGCTGCCAGGCAAATTGGCGGATTGCTCCAGTGGTGATCCGGCGCGCAGCGAATTATTTTTAGTGGAAGGGGATTCAGCGGGCGGCTCGGCCAAACAAGCGCGCGATCGTGAATTTCAGGCGATTATGCCGCTGCGTGGCAAAATCCTGAATACCTGGGAAGTGGACTCGGGCGAAATTCTCGCCAGTCAGGAAGTGCACGATATTTCAGTTGCGATTGGCATGGACCCTGGCAGCGAAGATTTAAGCGAGCTGCGCTATCACAAAATTTGTATTCTCGCCGACGCCGACTCGGATGGTCTGCACATTGCCACACTCCTCTGTGCGTTGTTTGTAAAACACTTTCCGGTGTTGGTGCGCCGCGGTCATGTATTTGTGGCTATGCCGCCGTTGTACCGTATCGATATAGGTAAAGAAGTTTATTACGCGTTGGATGAAGGCGAAAAAAATGGTGTGCTCAATCGCATCGCTGCCGAAAATAAAAAAGGCAAACCCAATGTGCAACGCTTTAAAGGTTTGGGTGAGATGAACCCGTTACAGCTGCGTGAAACTACCATGGCGCGCGATACCCGTCGTTTGGTACAACTCACGATTAGTGAGGACGACGGCACCATGCAAATCATGGATATGATGCTCGCTAAAAAACGCGCGGGTGATCGCAAAACCTGGCTGGAGGAAAAAGGGAACCTGGCCGAGATCGCTGTCTAG